In Rhodanobacter humi, the genomic stretch GGCTTTCGGGCTGCCCCACGAGCCACGGCTTGACGGTTTATCTCGCACCGGAAGTGTCCTTTCTCAGCTCTGGCGCTGATCGGAAAAAAGCATTCGCGCACAGGGTGCGCTCCTACACGTGGTTCATCCGACGCGTCGCGCGGCCTTGGCGTCGTCGGAGCGCAGCATCTCGATCTGTTCGAGGTAATGCTGGTCGAGGCCGGTGACGTATTCGCCGTTGAAGCAGGAAGCGTCGAAGTGCTGCAGCGATTCGTTGCCGTCCTGCACCGCCCAGACCAGGTCCTTGAGATCCTGGTAGATCAGCCAGTCGGCGCCGAGCATCTGCTGCACCTCGGCCTCGGTCTTGCCGGCGGCGACCAGTTCGGTGACCGAAGGCATGTCGATGCCGTAGACGTTGGGGTAGCGCACCGGCGGCGCTGCGGAGGCGAAGTAGACATTCTTCGCACCGGCGTCGCGCGCCATCTGAATGATCTGCCGCGAGGTGGTGCCGCGCACGATGGAGTCGTCCACCAGCAGCACGTTCTTCTTGCGGAATTCCAGGTCGATCGCGTTGAGCTTGCGGCGCACCGATTTCACGCGGTCGCCCTGCCCCGGCATGATGAAGGTGCGGCCCACGTAGCGGTTCTTGACGAAGCCCTCGCGGAACGGCACGCCCAGCGCCTCGGCCAGCGCGCTCGCGGCGGTGCGCGCGGTGTCGGGGATCGGGATCACCGCGTCGATGCCGTGGTCGGGCCGCTCGCGCAGGATCTTCTCGGCCAGCTTCTGGCCCATGCGCAGGCGCGCCTTGTACACCGACACGTTCTCGATCATCGAGTCCGGCCGCGCGAGGTACACGTATTCGAAGATGCACGGCGTATGCGTGGCGCCGTCCGCGCAATGGCGCGTGTGCAACTGGCCGTCGTCGGTGATGAACACCGCCTCGCCCGGCGCCACGTCGCGCAGGCGCTTGAAGCCGAGCACGTCGAACGCCACCGACTCGGACGCCACCGCGTACTCGCGCCCTTCCGCGGTGACGCGCTCGCCCAGCACCAGCGGGCGAATGCCGTTCGGGTCGCGGAACGCCAGCACGCCGTAGCCGAGCAGCAGCGCGATGCAGGCGTAGCCGCCGCGCGCGCGCGCATGCACGCCGGCGACGGCCTTGAAGATGTGGTCCGGCGTGAGCGCCATGCGGTCCTGGATCTGCAGCTCGTGCGCCAGCACGTTCAGCAGCACCTCGGAATCCGAATCGGTGTTGATGTGGCGGCGGTCGTCCTCGAACATCTCCTTGCGCAGCGCCTCGGTGTTCACCAGGTTGCCGTTGTGCGCGATGGCGATGCCGTAGGGCGAGTTCACGTAGAACGGCTGCGCCTCCTCGGCGCCCTCCGAGCCGGCCGTCGGGTAGCGGCAATGGCCGATGCCGATGCGCCCGCGCAGGCGGTTCATCGCGTGCTGGTTGAACACGTCGCGCACCAGCCCGTTGCCCTTGTGCAGGCGCAGCCGCGCGCCGTCCACCGTGGCGATGCCGGCCGCGTCCTGGCCTCGGTGCTGCAGCACCGTCAGGCCGTCGTAAAGCGCCGATGCCACTTCGGTGGTACCGACGATGCCGATGATTCCGCACATGATGGATGGCCTGCTACGGGTGATTCGAGGGAGAGACGGTGGCGGCCGGCACAGGGGCCGCGCCCGGTGTGGAGATGGTGGCTGGCAGTGGCTTGCGCAATGCCTCGGACGGGTCCGCGGAGCCCAGTTTCCCGTGCAGCGCATCCGATATCACCGCCGGGTCCAGGTGCTCGCGCACGGCGTTCGACATCGCCGCCGGGTCGAGTTTCCCGCGCAGCGATTCCGACATCGCCGCGGGATGGAAATGCTCGCGCACGCTGGGCGGCACCTGCTGGCCCAGCCAGATCGTGGCGCTCTGGAACGGCGGCAGCAGCAGTGAAGCCCGCCACGGCGGCTCGCGGGTGAACGTGGTGAACTGGCACAGGAACACCACCACGCACACCAGCAGCACGCCACGCGCCAGCCCGAACACCATGCCGAACAGGCGATCCGTGCCGGACAGGCCGGTGCTCACCAGCAGGCGATGGATCAGGAAACGCAGCAGCGCGCCCAGCACCAGCATCAGCACGAAGCACAGTGCGTAACCCGCGGCCACACGCAGCGCGGGATGGCTGATCACGTCCAGATGCGCGGACACCGTCGGCCCGAGCAGCCAGGCCACCCAGAACGCGGCGATCCAGATCACCAGCGCCAGCACCTCGGACACCAGGCCGCGCCACAGCCCGACCAGCACCGATAGGCCCAGCACGCCGAGTATCGTGTAGTCGATCCAGTTCATGCCCGGGTCCGCGCCAGTGTGCCGATCAGGGGACGTTGACCACGTTGCCGCCGATGCCGAACTTCGCCTTGATCTCGTCGCGCACGCGCTCGGCGTCGGCACGCTGGGTCTGCGGACCGGCGCGCACGCGCCACAGCTGCTTGCCGCCCGCGCTCACCGTGTCCACGAAACCGTCGAAGCCGCCCGCGCGCAGCTTGTCGCGCAGCGCATTCGCGTCGGCCTCGCTGCCCAGCGCAGCCAGCTGCACGGCGTAGCCGCCGGCGCGCGGCGGCGTGCCGGCGGCTGCAGTGGCCGGCGCGGCGCTCGTCGTGGTGATTGTCTTGACCGGCGTAGCCGCGATGTTGGAGTCGGCATGGCCCAAGCCCTCCACCAGCTTCGCCGGTACACCGGGGATGGCCTGGGTGATCTTCAGTCGCGCCGCTTCGGCACTGGTGCGCGAATCGAACGGGCCGGCGGTCACCAGGGTGAGCTGCTTGCCGGCCTGGGTGATGACGCGGGTGAGCACCGGATAGCCGAGCGAGCGCACGCGGCGCACCAGGTGATCCACGCTGTTCGCGTTGGCGTAGGCGCTGAGGTTGAGCACATAGAGCGCATGGTCCGCGGACGCGGATGCTGCCGGCGGCGTGGCCACCGGTGCCGGGCTGGGCGTCGCCGCCGGAACCGCGGCCGTCTTCGTCGGCGCCTTGGCGATGGGCGGCGTGGCGGCGGTGCCGCCCTGTCCCTGCAACGGGATCACCGGCTGCGACGGCGAGGCGCCGGAACCCATCACCGGCCCGGCCGGCGGCTGTGCCTTGGGCGCCGCCGCGTCGGTGCCCACGTCGGTGGGACGGCGCGAGGCGATGTTCACCGTGGCGAGCTGGTCGCCCTGCGCCGGCGTCGCCGCCGTGGTGGCTGGCGCCGGTGCCGCGGCACTGCCGGCCATGGCCGGTGCGCCCGGGGTCAGGCTCATGGTACGGGTCTGCAGGTTGCTGTCCTGCGCGGGTGGGATCGCCAGGCCTACGGACTGGTCGCTGGCGGTGGCCGGCGGCGGATTGCTGGAGAAGAACATCGGCACGAAGATGACGAGCAGGGCTATCAGGACGGCAGCCCCCAGCAGACGTGTTTTCAAGAGTTCGCTCCGCGGCGGCCGGCACGGCCCGCAATCCGGCGATTATACCTGCCCCGCTCCGCGCACCGCCCGCGGCTCACTGGTCGTGTTCAGCGATCACCGCCGCAGCCACGAAGAACGAGCCGAACGCGAGGATGCGTTCGCCCGGCCGCGCCGCCGCGCGCGCCGCCGCCAGTGCCGCGGCCACGTCGGCATGCCGGTCCGCCTTCGCCTGCGGCAGGGTCTGCTGCAGGACTTCCGCCAACGCATCCATCGCCAGACCGCGCGGGCTGGCGCCGTCCAGGCCGGCGAGGTGCCAGTGGGCGATGCGCGCGCCCAGCGCGGCGATCACGCCGGCCACGTCCTTGTCCGCCAGCGCGCCGTACACCGCATGGGTGTGCGCAGGCGGCTGTGCGTCCAGCCATGCGGCCAGCGCGCGCGCGGCCTGCGGGTTGTGGCCCACGTCCACGATCAGCGGTGGGTCGCCGCCCAGCGATTGCAGGCGCGCCGCCACGTGCGCATGGCGCAGGCCGCGGCAGACCGCGGCATAGGCATCCTGCGGCGCCAGCGGGCCGCCTTCGATCCACAGCGCATGCAGCGCGGCGATCGCCGCCGCGGCGTTCGCGATCTGCACCGGCGCGACCAGCGCGGGCATGGGCAGCTCCATCGCGGTGCCGTCGCGATGCTGCCAGCGCCAACCGTCCGCATGCCGTTCGGTGCGGAAATCCGTGCCCGCGCGTTCGACGCGCGCGCCGCTGGCGGCCAGCGCGTCGAGCAGGCCCTGCGGCGGATCGAGCTCGCCCACGATCGCCGGCCGCCCGGCACGGGCGATGCCGGCCTTCTCGCGTCCGATGCTGTCGCGGTCCGGCCCCAGCCACTCCATGTGGTCGAGGTCCACCGTGGTGATCACCGCGACATCGGCGTCGACGATGTTCACCGCATCCAGCCGCCCACCCAGGCCCACCTCGAGGATCGCCACGTCGAGCTGCGCGCGGGCGAACAGGTCGAGCGCGGCCAGCGTGCCGTACTCGAAATAGGTCAGCTGCGTGTCGCCACGCGCCACCTCGATGCGCTCGAAGCTGGCGACCAGCGCCGCGTCGTCCGCGTCACGGCCGGCTATGCGCACACGCTCGTTGTAGGCCAGCAGGTGCGGCGAAGTGAACGCACCGACGCGCAGCCCCGCGCCCTGCAGCATCGCCTCCAGCAAGGCCACGGTGGAACCCTTGCCGTTGGTGCCACCCACCGTGATGACCCGCCGCGCCGGTACCGGGGCGCCCATCCGCTGCCACGCGCCGCGCACGCGCTCCAGGCCCAGCGCGATGCTGTGCGGGTGGACCTGTTCCTGATAGGCCAGCCATTCGGCGAGGGTGCGTGACATGCTCGGACTTCGCGTGCTGCGGGAAGGCGCGCAGCTTAGAACCTCGCGCCCCTCGCGCACAGGGCGACGCCCTCAGAGCCTGTTCAATGTCTCCGCGTGGCCCGCGCCGGGAGCTGTTTGCGCGCAGGCCAAGGAAGAACGAGGGAGTGGACGTCCGTCCACGACCGAGTGATGACGCGGGGATGCGGGCAAACAGACCCGGCCCCATGGGTTGCCCACGAATGGCCACCATGCAGCAGCGCGCGGCTTGACCCCCGCTTTCGCGGGGGCAGGCTCTGCCAGCCAGGCAGGCGCTGCGCCACGCGCCACCACCCGACGGCCATTCGTGGGCAACGCGAGCTACGTGGAGACATTGAACAGGCTCTCAACCGAACGGATGGATGCCGCTGTAATGCAGCGCCATGTACATGCCGAACACGGTCCAGAACATCTTCTTCAGCGCCCGGGCGGACAGCAGCACCACGAGCAGGCCGAGCAGCAGCGGCGCGTGTTTCTCCAGCGTGCCGCGCAGGTCGTCGACGGTATTCATGGCGCCCTCCTCAAACCAGCGGACGGATGACTGCGTGCAGCGACCAGACCAGGCCGAAACCGATCGACGCACTGGAGAACAGGGCCAGCAGCAGCGGGAGTGCGTAGCGGTCCAGGGCATCGCGAATCGTGGCAATCGTGTTCATGGGGCATCTCCTTCGACCCGTGATTGGGTGCGAAGGAAATGCTCCGCCGACGCGCCGCCCCGCGGCAGGATCGATCGTCAGCGATCGCGAATGACAGCCGTCACCAAGGAGCCTGCGCGGCAGCCACATGTGTTCCTACCGCCCAGGCTCCAAGGGCGCCTTGCGCAGCCGCAGCGCATTGCTCACCACCGACACCGAGCTGAGGCTCATCGCCAGCGCGGCGATCATCGGCGACAGCACGAGGCCGAACGCGGGATACAGCACACCCGCGGCCAGCGGCACGCCGATGCCGTTGTAGACGAAGGCGAAGAACAGGTTCTGGCGGATGTTGCGCACCGTGGCCCGCGACAGTCTGCGGGCGCGCAGGATCGCGCCCAGCTCGCCCTTCACCAGCGTCACCTGCGCGCTCTCCATCGCCACGTCGCTGCCGTTGCCCATCGCGATGCCCACGTCGGCGGCGGCCAGCGCAGGCGCGTCGTTGACGCCATCGCCCGCCATCGCCACCTTGCGGCCCGCGGCGCGCAGCGCGTTCACCGCCGCCGCCTTGTCGGCCGGCGAGACCTCGGCCTGCACTTCGCCGATGCCGAGCCGCCGCGCCACCGCCTGTGCCGTGGTTGCGTTGTCGCCGGTGAGCATCACCACGCGCAGGCCGGCTGCCTTGAGCGCCGCGATGGTCTGCGCCGCCTCGGGCTTGATGCGATCGGCCACCGCGAGCAAGGCGGCGGGCACGCCACCCACGGCGAGATGCATCACCGTGGCGCCCTGCCCGCGCAGCGCCTCGGCGCGCGCGTTCGCCGCCGCGTCGAGTGCGATGTCGAGTTCGGCCAGCAGCTTCGCATTGCCCAGCGCCACCGCGGCGCCCTCCACGTTGGCGACCACGCCGCGACCGGTGAGCGCCTTGAACCCCGTGGCGACGAGCTTCTCCACGCCTTCACCGTCGGCAGCGCTGACGATGGCATGGGCCAGCGGATGCTCGCTGGGCCGCTCCAGCGCGGCAGCCAGCGCCAACAGGTATTCGCGCGGCTGGCCATTCAGCACCACCAGTTCGGTGAGCGCGGGCCGACCTTCGGTGAGCGTGCCGGTCTTGTCCACCACCAGGGTGTCGATGCCCTGCAGCGCCTCGATCGCGCCGGCGTCCTTGAACAGCACGCCGTGCTGCGCGCCGCGCCCGCTGGCCACCATGATCGAGATCGGTGTGGCCAAGCCCAGCGCGCAGGGACAGGCGATGATCAGCACCGACACCGCCGCGATCAGCGCATGTGCCAGCTGCGGCGACGGCCCCAGCAGCGCCCACGCCGCGAACGCCAGCACGGCCACCGCCACCACCACGGGCACGAACCACACAGCCACCCGATCGGCCAGGCGCTGCAGCGGCGCCTTGCTGCGCTGCGCCTGCGCCACCAGGTTCACGATCTGCGCCAGCAAGGTTTCGCCACCGACCTTGGTCGCGCGCATCACCAGCGCGCCGTCGCGGTTCAGCGTGCCGCCGGCCAGCGCGTCGCCCGTGCCCTTCGCCACCGGCATCGGCTCGCCGGTGAGCATGGACTCGTCGACATAGCTCTCGCCTTCGAGCACCGCGCCATCCACCGGCACCTTCTCGCCGGGACGCACGCGCAGGGTGTCGCCCGCGTGTACTTCGTCCAGCGACACATCGGACTCGCTGCCGTCGGCGGCGATGCGCCGCGCGGTCTTCGGCGCCAGTCCCAGCAGGGCCTTCAGTGCCGCGCCGGTGCGCCGGCGTGCGCGCAGTTCGAGGAAATCGCCCAGCGTCACCAAGGTGACGATCACCGCCGCCGATTCGAAATACACGCCCACGCGGCCGTGCATATCGCGGAAGCCGGCGGGGAAGATGCCGGGCAGCAGGAAGGCCACCGCGCTGTACGCCCAGGCCACGCCGGTGCCCAGCGCGATCAGCGTGTACATGTTCGGATGCCAGGGCTTCAGCGAACGCCAGCCCCGCGCGAAGAACGGCGCACCGCCCCACAGCACCACCACGGTGGACAGCAGCGCCTCGACCCAGCCCGCGATGCTTCCCCACGGCGATGGCAAGTGCCAGCCGAACAGGTGTGGCCCCATCGCCAGCAGGAATACCGGCACGGTCAGCACAACGAGCATCCAGAAGCGGCGCGTCATCGCGCGCAACTCGCCACCGTCGTCCTCCTCGGCGCTCGGCATCATCGGCTCCAGCGCCATGCCGCACTTGGGGCAGTGGCCGGGGCCGACTTGCTGCACCTCGGGGTGCATCGGGCAGGTGTAGATCGTGCCAGCCGTCGCCGGCGGCGCAGGCTCGCGTTCGCCCAGGTAGGCCGCGGGATCGGCCACGAACTTCTCGCGGCAGCGTGCCGAGCAGAAGTGGTAGTCGTGGCCATCGTGTTCGGCGTGATGCATGGCGGTTTGCGGATCGACCGTCATGCCGCAGACCGGGTCCTTCACTGTGTGGGCGTGGCCGCGGTGATCGTGACCGTGATGACCGTGTTCGTGGTGCGCATGGTCGTGATGCCCCTGCGGCACCAACGGAGCTGCGCCGGATGCACAGCAACCGGCAGCTGGCTTCGGCGCGGAAGCCAGATAGCGCGTGGGATCGGCATCAAACTTCGTCTTGCAGCCGGCGCAGCAGAAAACCGCCTCGCCACCCGCGTGCACGCTGCGATGCGACGCGTTGACCGGATCGACCGCCATGCCGCACACCGGATCGCGCCCCGTAGTTTCCATGCCCGCCGACGCCGGGGTGCAGCAACTGCCCTGCCCGCTCATGCCTGCCCCTCCTCGTCGCTCAGCGCACGCAGGATCGGGCACTCTTCCGGCTTGCCGTGGCCGGGGCAGGAAGCCACCAGCTGCGCCAGTCCGTCGCGCACGCGCTGCAGTTCGGCGATGCGCTGCTCGATCGCCGCCAGCCGCTGCTCGGCGCGCTGCTTCACCGCCTTCACGCCGCGCTGGCGATCCGCCGACAACGCCAGCAGCTCGCGGATTTCCTCCAGCGTGAAGCCCAGCTCCTTCGCGCGGCGGATGAAGCGCAATTGCGCGACGGTGCCCTCGCCGTAGCTGCGATAACCCGAGGCGCGCCGCAGCGGCTCCGGCAGCAGGCCTTCGCGCTCGTAATAACGGATGGTGTCGATGGCCACGCCGACGCGCTTGGCGACGGCACCGATGGTGAGGGACTGCGCTGGAGTGTTCATGGCACAAGTCTAGACCTTTGATTCAGGTCCAGAGTCAAGCGCAGTGCGAAACCGGTTACACCGGCAACGCCGTCGTCCGTTTCACCGTGCGCAACGCCAGCGTGGACTGCACGCGCACCACACCGGGCAGCTGGGTGAGGATGTCGGTGTGGATGCGCTCGAAGTCGGCGGCGTCGGCGTAGGCCACGCGCACCATGTAGTCGGCCGCACCGGCGAGCAGGCAGCACTCGGTGACTTCCGGGTGGCGCTGGATCGCCGCCTCGAACGCGTCCAGCGCGCTGCGACCTTGCTGGTCCAGTGTCACCAGCACGAAGGCGGTGCCCGGCAGGCCCACGGCCTTTTCGTCCAGCAGCATCACGTAGCGCGCGATCAGCCCGCGCTCCTCCAGCAGCTTCACCCGGCGCAGGCAGGCCGAGGGCGAGAGGTTGATCTGCTGGGCGAGCTCCAGGTTGGTCAGGCGACCGTCCTGCTGCAGCAGTTTGAGGATCGCGCGATCGCGCTCGTCGAGGGCTGGATCGGGATGCGGCATGGAATTTCAGTCACCAGGCATTTCACCGGCAAACATTCTACAAACAGACCAAGGCACGATTGAAATCGGCGAGAAATTGCGTGGCACGACGATCATACTGCCGCTCCATCGGCGTGCATTCCTGCCGGCCCGCTACCTCGCTTCCCAGCCAGAGACCTGTAGCCATGCGCATCGGTGTGCCGAAGGAAATCAAGAACAACGAGTTCCGGGTGGGCCTCGTCCCGTCGTCCGTGCAGGAACTGGTGCATCACGGCCACCAGGTGGTGGTGGAAGCCGGCGCGGGCCTGGGCGCGGGCATCAGCGACGCCGACTATGTCGCGGCGGGCGCCAGCATCGCCAGCGGCCCCGATCCGATCTTTGCCGAAGCCGACATGATCGTGAAGGTGAAGGAGCCGCTGGCGGTGGAGCGCAAGAAGCTCCGCAAGGGCCAGATCCTGTTCACCTATCTGCATCTCGCGCCCGATGCCGGGCAGACCCGCGACCTGGTCGCCTGCGGCGCCATCTGCATCGCCTACGAAACCGTCACCGCACCGAACGGCTCGCTGCCGCTGCTGACGCCGATGTCCGAGGTCGCCGGCCGGCTCGCCCCGCAGGTGGGTGCGCACTCGCTGGAGAAGGCGCAGGGCGGGCGCGGCGTGCTGCTGGGCGGCGTGCCGGGCGTGCCGGCGGCGGAAGTGGTGATCCTCGGCGGCGGCGTGTCCGGCACGCACGCGGCGATGATCGCCGTGGGCATGGGCGCCAAGGTCACCGTGGTGGACCGCTCGGCCGAGGCGCTGAAGCGCCTCGCCGCCCAGTTCGGCACCGCGATCTCCACCGTGTTCTCCAGCCGCTCCGCGATCGAGGAACTGGTGCGCCGCGCCGACCTCCTGATCGGCACCGTGCTGATCCCGGGCGCCGCCGCGCCGAAGCTGGTCACCCGCGCGATGCTCAAGACCATGAAACCGGGCGCGGTGATCGTCGACGTCGCGATCGACCAGGGCGGCTGCGTGGAAACCTCGCACGCCACCACCCACGCCGACCCGACCTACGTGGTCGACGGCGTGGTGCACTACTGCGTCGCCAACATGCCGGGCGCGGTGGCGCGCACCTCCACCTTCGCGCTGAACAACGTGACCCTGCCGTTCGCGCTGGCGCTGGCCAACCTCGGTTGGAAGCAAGCGCTGGCGCAGGACGTGCACCTGCGCCAAGGCCTCAACGTCTGCGAAGGCAAGGTGACCTGCGAGCCGGTGGCCGAGGCGCATGGCCTGCCGTACGTGAAGGCGGAAACCGCGATCGGGATGTAAGCCCCCGCGGTGCGACCGTTCCGCGATGGTCGCGGAACGGTCGCACCCACCCGTGCGTGGCTTTGGTGCATCAGTCCATCCGGATCGACGACCGAGCCCGGTGGCTCAGGCGATCATCCGCCTGCCGTAGCCGGTGGGCGTGATGCCCATGACCTGGCGGAACATGACGCAGAAGGCGCTGCAACTGGCGTAGCCGGCGTCACGCGCCACGCTCTTGATCGAAGCCCCTGCATTCAGCCGGCTCAATGCACGAGCCAGCCGCACGTGCTGCCGCCAACGCACGAAGCTCATCTTCAATTCGCTCTCGAAGAGCCGCGCCAGGGTTCGACTGCTCGCGCCGACCTGCTGCGCCAGCTGGTCGAGCGTATCGGTCCGGGAAGGGTCGGCCAGCAGACGGCCACACACCTTCCTCAACCGCGGATCCGACGGCGTGGGAATGTGGATGGCCGACTCGTCGGCACCGTGCAGCTCGTGCAACAGCAGCGGCAACATCATGTGCATGCGTTGCGCGTCCCTGGCCCCGTATGCGCCGACCATTGCCAGGATGAGCTCGCGGAGCAAATCCGTGATCGCCAGGATCCTGCAATGGTCGCCCAGCAGCGACCCCGCGGCTCGATCCAGATACAGCGTGCGTACGGCGACATGGCCTTCCATATGGATCTCGTGCGGCATCGCGGCGGGCACCCACAACGAACGCTGCGGCGGCACTATCCAGATGCCTTCGCGGGTCGTCACCTGCATCACGCCCGACGCAGCGTAGATGAGCTGTCCGCGCTTGTGCCGGTGCCGCGGGATGAGGCACCCCTTCGGATAATTCTTGGTCAGCGCGGTCGCCGGCCATGCCGTGGCCGAACCGGCACGTTGTCTGGAATGCGACACAGTATGGTCTCCTGTCGATATACGGACACCACTAGGCTGATTCTGGGCGAATGGCGACCTCACGGCAACGCGGCGTTTGCCCGGATTTCGCCGACACATCCGCGGCGCCGCTCGCGAAACAAGCACGACTGGAGACAATCCGATGAACGACCGTCCCATCTCGCGGCGCGCGATACTCAAGGCAGGCGCAGCCATTGCGGGGACGCTCGCGCTGGGCGAATGGCCCCTCCGCGCCGAAACCCGCGACGCCCCCGAACAACCGACCCTCGTCGTACTCTGGCTCAACGGCGGGCCGGCCGGCTTGTTCAACAGCGCGGACTCGTTCCTTGCCAGCGGCGCTTTCGGCGTAACCGCCGACAACGTCCGCCATCTCGACAATGGCCTTTGCGTCGATGCGGGTTCGTTTGGTGCGCTGCCCGAAACGGCCATGGCGCACATGGCGTCGATCGATTTCCGGCATGGCCTTTACCCCCATGCGGATGCACGGGCGGCGATGTTGGAGCGGGCTTCGCGCAGCCAGCTGCTGCGCATGGCTGCGGCCATGCCGGGCAAGGCCATCCGCTGCGCGGTGGTGAACAGTCTAGGCCTGCCGGTCGGGGTCGCGACGACGCCTCCGGCGGAAGGCCACATCACGCTGGAACGCATCGCCAGCCTTGACGATGCACGTGGGCACCTTCCCACCGTGCAGCTCAACGCCATCCGGAGCGCCTACGGCGTACCTGCCGTGAGCACCCTCATTGACAGCCAGTGCTCGACCTTCGCCGGCATCGAATCGCTGATCCATGCCGGCGTCGGCGTGATCTTCGCGCAACCGGCCTACACCGGACGGCCCGACCGGCAGTTCGACACGCATCACGACGACGTTGGGACGCTGGCGCGCGACATCATGGCCCCCATCACACCATCGCTGATCACCTTCCTCGACCGCGTGATGGCCTTGCCACGGCGCAATGTGGTGACGCTGCTGACCGGTGAATTCAGCCGGACACTGCCGGGCTCGGATCATGCGCCGGGCGGCACCGCAACGGTCATCGGCAAGTACGTCAAGACCGGCACCGCAGGACGACAGGGGCCTGGCGGCTCGCCGCCCGAACACGCAACATCGCCGGAAGGTCTCTGGGCCTACGTCGCGGCCGCCTTGCGCCTGAGCGGACCGGCGTCGTTCGGCCGCAATCCGCACCGCGAGCTGATCGCCTGAACCGGTGGCGCTGACAAAGAACCTCCGATGCGGAGCGATGCGGCGATAGCTCGCCGCCGAAGCAAATGCGCGACCGCTAGGCCACGCTATCTTCCGCCGCCACGAAGCCCCCGGTCTGGCGTTTCCACAGCCGCGCATACAGCCCATTGCGTGTGACCAGTTCGGCATGCGTGCCGGTTTCGACGATGCAGCCCTTGTCCAGCACCACGAGGCGATCCATGCGCGCGATGGTGGAGAGGCGATGCGCGATGGCGATCACCGTCTTGCCCTGCATCAACAGGTCCAGGCTGTCCTGGATCGCCGCCTCGGCTTCGGAATCGAGCGCGCTGGTGGCCTCGTCCAGCACCAGGATCGGTGCGTCCTTGAGCAGCACGCGGGCGATGGCGATGCGCTGGCGCTGGCCGCCGCTGAGCTTCACGCCACGCTCGCCCACCAATGCATCGAACCCGGTGTGGCCTTCGCCATCCAGCAACGTGGGGATGAACTCGTCGGCGCGCGCCTTGCGCACGGCGTCGGCAAGCTGCGCTTCGCTGGCGTCGGGCCGGCCATAGAGGATGTTGTCGCGGATCGAGCGGTGCAGCAACGAGGTGTCCTGGGTCACCACGCCGATCTGCGAGCGCAGGCTTTCCTGGGTCACCTGCGCCACGTCCTGGCCATCGATGGTGATCTGCCCGCCCTCGAGGTCGTACAAGCGCAGCAGCACGTTCACCAGCGTCGACTTGCCCGCGCCGCTCGGCCCCACCAGGCCGATCTTCTCGCCCGCACGCACGGCCAACTCCAGGCCCGCGATCACCCCGCCTTTCTTGCCATAGTGGAAATGGATGTCGTGGAAATGCACCGCGCCGCGGGTCACCTCCAGCGGCATTGCGCCCTCGCGGTCCTGCACCGCGCGCGGCTGGGCGATGGTGGTGATGCCGTCCTGCACCGTGCCCACGTCCTCGAAGATGCCGTTGACTACCCACATGATCCAGCCGGACATGTTGCTGATGCGGATCACCA encodes the following:
- a CDS encoding heavy metal translocating P-type ATPase encodes the protein MSGQGSCCTPASAGMETTGRDPVCGMAVDPVNASHRSVHAGGEAVFCCAGCKTKFDADPTRYLASAPKPAAGCCASGAAPLVPQGHHDHAHHEHGHHGHDHRGHAHTVKDPVCGMTVDPQTAMHHAEHDGHDYHFCSARCREKFVADPAAYLGEREPAPPATAGTIYTCPMHPEVQQVGPGHCPKCGMALEPMMPSAEEDDGGELRAMTRRFWMLVVLTVPVFLLAMGPHLFGWHLPSPWGSIAGWVEALLSTVVVLWGGAPFFARGWRSLKPWHPNMYTLIALGTGVAWAYSAVAFLLPGIFPAGFRDMHGRVGVYFESAAVIVTLVTLGDFLELRARRRTGAALKALLGLAPKTARRIAADGSESDVSLDEVHAGDTLRVRPGEKVPVDGAVLEGESYVDESMLTGEPMPVAKGTGDALAGGTLNRDGALVMRATKVGGETLLAQIVNLVAQAQRSKAPLQRLADRVAVWFVPVVVAVAVLAFAAWALLGPSPQLAHALIAAVSVLIIACPCALGLATPISIMVASGRGAQHGVLFKDAGAIEALQGIDTLVVDKTGTLTEGRPALTELVVLNGQPREYLLALAAALERPSEHPLAHAIVSAADGEGVEKLVATGFKALTGRGVVANVEGAAVALGNAKLLAELDIALDAAANARAEALRGQGATVMHLAVGGVPAALLAVADRIKPEAAQTIAALKAAGLRVVMLTGDNATTAQAVARRLGIGEVQAEVSPADKAAAVNALRAAGRKVAMAGDGVNDAPALAAADVGIAMGNGSDVAMESAQVTLVKGELGAILRARRLSRATVRNIRQNLFFAFVYNGIGVPLAAGVLYPAFGLVLSPMIAALAMSLSSVSVVSNALRLRKAPLEPGR
- a CDS encoding MerR family DNA-binding protein: MNTPAQSLTIGAVAKRVGVAIDTIRYYEREGLLPEPLRRASGYRSYGEGTVAQLRFIRRAKELGFTLEEIRELLALSADRQRGVKAVKQRAEQRLAAIEQRIAELQRVRDGLAQLVASCPGHGKPEECPILRALSDEEGQA
- a CDS encoding Lrp/AsnC family transcriptional regulator, which produces MPHPDPALDERDRAILKLLQQDGRLTNLELAQQINLSPSACLRRVKLLEERGLIARYVMLLDEKAVGLPGTAFVLVTLDQQGRSALDAFEAAIQRHPEVTECCLLAGAADYMVRVAYADAADFERIHTDILTQLPGVVRVQSTLALRTVKRTTALPV
- the ald gene encoding alanine dehydrogenase — translated: MRIGVPKEIKNNEFRVGLVPSSVQELVHHGHQVVVEAGAGLGAGISDADYVAAGASIASGPDPIFAEADMIVKVKEPLAVERKKLRKGQILFTYLHLAPDAGQTRDLVACGAICIAYETVTAPNGSLPLLTPMSEVAGRLAPQVGAHSLEKAQGGRGVLLGGVPGVPAAEVVILGGGVSGTHAAMIAVGMGAKVTVVDRSAEALKRLAAQFGTAISTVFSSRSAIEELVRRADLLIGTVLIPGAAAPKLVTRAMLKTMKPGAVIVDVAIDQGGCVETSHATTHADPTYVVDGVVHYCVANMPGAVARTSTFALNNVTLPFALALANLGWKQALAQDVHLRQGLNVCEGKVTCEPVAEAHGLPYVKAETAIGM
- a CDS encoding AraC family transcriptional regulator — its product is MSHSRQRAGSATAWPATALTKNYPKGCLIPRHRHKRGQLIYAASGVMQVTTREGIWIVPPQRSLWVPAAMPHEIHMEGHVAVRTLYLDRAAGSLLGDHCRILAITDLLRELILAMVGAYGARDAQRMHMMLPLLLHELHGADESAIHIPTPSDPRLRKVCGRLLADPSRTDTLDQLAQQVGASSRTLARLFESELKMSFVRWRQHVRLARALSRLNAGASIKSVARDAGYASCSAFCVMFRQVMGITPTGYGRRMIA